In one window of Macrotis lagotis isolate mMagLag1 chromosome 5, bilby.v1.9.chrom.fasta, whole genome shotgun sequence DNA:
- the LOC141523426 gene encoding proteasome subunit beta type-8-like produces the protein MALIEVCGAPWGRQVSHGKSGHRRDPGHYSFSLRTPELAVPRGLQPPEFLRSLAADASRQVRIEMAHGTTTLAFKFQHGVIVAVDSRASAGNYISTLHVNKVIEINPYLLGTMSGCAADCQYWERLLAKECRLYRLRNGERISVSAASKLLSNMMCQYRGMGLSMGSMICGWDKKGPGLYYVDENGTRLSGTMFSTGSGNSYAYGVLDSGYRSDLSPEEAYDLGRRAIVQATHRDCYSGGFVNMYHMKEDGWVKVESSDVSNLFHKYLETRGDLGNLQD, from the exons ATGGCGCTAATCGAAGTGTGCGGGGCTCCCTGGGGGCGTCAGGTTTCTCATGGCAAGAGTGGGCACCGCCGAGATCCCGGGCACTACAGCTTCTCTCTGAGGACTCCGGAACTGGCAGTCCCACGAGGGTTGCAG CCTCCTGAGTTCCTTCGTTCCCTAGCGGCAGATGCTTCCCGTCAAGTCCGAATTGAGATGGCCCATGGTACCACCACGTTAGCCTTCAAGTTTCAACACGGTGTGATTGTGGCAGTAGATTCTCGGGCTTCAGCTGGGAATTATATTA GCACTCTACATGTGAACAAAGTAATTGAGATTAATCCTTACCTCCTGGGCACCATGTCAGGCTGTGCAGCTGACTGTCAATACTGGGAACGTCTGTTGGCCAAGGAGTGCAG GTTATACCGCCTTAGGAATGGGGAGCGCATCTCTGTGTCTGCTGCTTCCAAGTTACTGTCCAACATGATGTGCCAGTATCGAGGCATGGGGCTGTCCATGGGCAGTATGATCTGTGGTTGGGACAAAAAG ggcCCTGGACTGTACTATGTGGATGAAAATGGCACAAGACTCTCAGGGACTATGTTTTCCACAGGCAGTGGAAATAGTTATGCCTATGGAGTTCTGGACAGTGGCTACAGGTCTGACCTCAGCCCTGAGGAAGCTTATGACCTTGGCCGGCGGGCCATTGTCCAGGCTACCCACCGGGATTGCTACTCTGGGGGTTTTGTCAATA TGTACCACATGAAGGAGGATGGATGGGTGAAGGTGGAGAGTTCTGATGTCAGTAACCTGTTCCATAAGTACCTGGAGACCCGGGGTGACCTTGGAAACTTGCAGGATTGA